A stretch of DNA from Hydrogenophaga sp. SL48:
AGATGAGGGGAAGAAGGTCGGTGCCTTGCCGTTGTGAATCTGCCACTTGTCCCAGATCAGGACCATCGAAAAACCAAAAACCACCCAGAGGATGGAACGGCGGATGTCGTTCATGACGGGATCTTCTTTTCAGGGGACGAAGGGATCAGACGCGAAAACAGGCGTGGCGCCCGCTCGGGTACCGGGTCGTGCCCGCCCTGACACCAGGGCTGGCAACGACCGATGCGGTGCAACATGAGGTAGGTGCCGGCCAAAGCGCCGTGCTGGCCCAGCGCGCCGATGGCGTAGACCGAACAGGTGGGCTCGAAACGGCAACCATTGCCCAACCATGGGCTGAGCACCAAGCGGTAGCCCTTGACCAGGCCGATCAGTGCACGGCGCGGCCAGCTGCTCAACATGGAGCGACCTCCGCAGGGGCAGACTTCACGGCAACACGATCCATCAGCAGGGTCAGCTCGGCACGCACAGCGACCTTCAAGGCGTCCGAGGTGGCGCTCACAAACTGCTTGCGGCTGAATTCGCTGCGCAAACGCACCACCAGCGCGGCCTGCGGCAACGCTGACCCGGCCAAGCGGGAAACCTCGTAAATCTGGCGCCGGATGGTGTTGCGCGTGACCGCGCGACGCGCCCAGCGTTTGGGCAGCATCACGCCCAGCCAGGTATCGGCCACCGGAAACAGCGCACGGCCCTCTTCCGGGACTGACAACGCCAGCCGGTGGAGGGCAAAGTGGGGGTTTTGGCCACAAGGGCACCCGCCATGACGGCCTGGAACTGCGGCCGGGACCTGATGCGCTGCATCAGCCGAACCGGGTGGCAGGCATGCCGAACAGCATCGACCCGGCCGGCATGGGCTGCAGGCGCGAGCAGGCTCAGACAGCCAGGCGTTTGCGGCCCTTGGCGCGACGGGCGTTGATCACGGCACGGCCGCCGCGGGTCTTCATGCGCACGAGAAAGCCGTGGGTACGGGCGCGCTTGATCTTGGAGGGCTGGTAGGTGCGTTTCATTGCCATGGCAGTGGACCCAGGCTTTGACCGTGGGCATTCAAGTTAAAGGGAAACCCGAGATTATCGCAAGAAAATCCCATGCGCGGCAAGCACTTGGCGTTTTTAACCGTTGCAACACCTCATCTCGACGAAGCCCCCGCGCATCGGCCAAGGAGGCAAACCCGGTGTGTGGATAAGTCCACAGGCGCCGTACAATCCCCAGCCAGCCCCGAGCCATTTGTCCACAAGAACAGTTTCCTTTTCCGTCTACATGATCGAGGGCACCCCCCCATTGAATGCCATCAGCGACGCACCGTCGCTGTGGTCGACCTGCGTCGATCGCCTGGCGCAGGAAATTCCCGAACAACAGTTCAACACCTGGATCCGGCCGCTCTCGGCAGTGGTTGCCCCGGACGCGTCCAAGGTCACAATCTCCGTGGCCAACCGGTTCAAGATGGACTGGATACGCGCCCAGTATTCGGCACGCATCGCCGCGTTGCTGGAAAACATCCACCAGGCACCTGTCGTCCTGGAGTTGGTGCTCGCTCCGCGTGAAGGCCCCAGCCGTACGTCACCGGCGCCGCGCACGGTGCAGGATCAGGTGCTGGCTGAGCTGCCCGATGTGGCGCCGGCCGAAGCCAACAACCCCACCGGCCCGCGCACCCGGCTGAATCCGGCGCTGACCTTCACCACCCTGGTGGAAGGTTCGGCCAACCGCATGGCGCGCGCGGCCGCGATGCACGTCGCCGGGAGCCTGGGCCAGCTCTACAACCCGCTGTTCATCTACGGCGGCGTCGGCCTGGGCAAGACCCATCTGGTGCACGCCATCGGCAACCATCTGCTGGCGGACCGCCCTCAGGCCAAGGTTTTGTACATCCACGCCGAACAGTTCGTGTCGGATGTGGTCAAGTCCTACCAGCGCAAGACCTTTGACGAATTCAAGGAGCGTTACCACTCGCTTGATCTGCTGCTGATCGACGACGTGCAGTTCTTCGCCAACAAGGAACGCACACAGGAAGAATTCTTCAACGCCTTCGAGGCCCTGCTGGCGCGCAAGAGCCACATCGTGCTGACCAGCGACACCTACCCCAAGGGCCTGGCCGACATCCACGAGCGCCTGGTCTCGCGCTTCGATTCTGGCCTCACGGTCGCCATCGAGCCACCCGAACTGGAAATGCGGGTGGCGATCCTGATCAACAAGGCCGCGGTGGAAAACGCCGTCATGCCCGAGGAAGTGGCCTTCTTCGTGGCCAAGAACGTGCGTTCCAACGTGCGCGAGCTCGAAGGTGCTTTGCGGAAAATCCTGGCCTATTCGCGCTTCAACCAGAAGGAAATCTCGATCCAGCTGGCGCGCGACGCGCTGAAAGACCTGCTGTCGATCCAGAACCGGCAAATTTCGGTCGAGAACATTCAGAAGACCGTGGCCGACTACTACAAGATCAAGGTCGCGGACATGTACAGCAAGAAGCGCCCGGCCAGCATCGCCCGCCCGCGCCAGATTGCGATGTTCATCGCCAAGGAACTGACGCAAAAGAGCCTGCCGGAAATCGGCGAACTGTTCGGTGGCCGGGACCACACCACGGTGCTGCACGCGGTGCGCAAGATCGGCGCCGAACGCCAGCAGAACAGCGAGCTCAACCAACAGCTGCACGTGCTGGAACAGACGCTCAAGGGATGAGGGCCCTGGTTTGCGGAAGGCCCGCGCAAAAAGGTGAAAATAGGCGAGTTTTGGGCTCTGAGGGGGCCCTGCTGCAAGCCCGAGGAGTGCGCCGGAGCGGAGCGCCACCAGTCAACCAAGGACGAAAGAGTCTGACATGATCGTTTTGAAATCGACCCAGGACAAGGTGTTGGCTGCGCTGCAGTCGGTCGCGGGCATCGTGGAGCGCCGGCACACCCTGCCGATCCTGGCCAATGTGCTGCTGCGCAAGACCGGCTCGGCCGTGCAGCTGACCACCAGCGACCTGGAAATCCAGATCCGCACCACGGCCCAACTCGACGGCGACGACGGCAACTTCGCCACCACCCTGGGCGCGCGCAAGCTGATCGACATCCTGCGCACCATGCCATCGGATCAGACCGTCAGCCTGGAGAACACCGGCGGCAAGCTGGTGCTCAAGGGCGGCAAGAGCCGCTTCACGCTGCAAAGCATGCCGCCCGAAGACTTCCCGCTGGTGCAGGAATCCGCCAGCTTCGGCCCCGTGTTCGCCGTGCCGCAGAAGACGCTCAAGAGCCTGCTCGGCCAGGTGTCGTTCGCGATGGCCGTGCACGACATCCGCTACTACCTCAACGGCATCCTCTTCGTGGCCGAAGGCAAGAAGCTCAGCCTGGTCGCCACCGACGGCCACCGCCTGGCGTTTGCCAGCGCCGAGCTGGACGTGGAAGTGCCCAAACAGGAGGTGATCCTGCCGCGCAAGACCGTGATCGAACTGCAGCGCCTGCTGTCTGACAAGGAAGGCGCGATCGAGATGCAGTTCGCCGCCAACCAGGCCAAGTTCAGCTTCGATGGCATGGAATTCGTCACCAAGCTGGTCGAGGGCAAGTTCCCCGACTACAACCGCGTGATCCCGAAGAACCACAAGAACATCGTCACGCTCGGCCGTCAGCCGCTGCTGGCCTCGCTGCAGCGCACCGCCATCATGACGAGCGAGAAGTTCAAGGGCGTGCGCCTGAACGTCGAACCTGGCGCGCTGCGTGTCGCGTCGAGCAACGCCGAGCAGGAAGAGGCCGTGGACGAACTCGACATCGACTACGGTGGCGACACGATCGAGATCGGCTTCAATGTCACCTACCTGATCGACGCGCTGCAGAACATGAGCCAGGAGATGGTTCGCATCGAGCTGGCAGACGGCAACAGCTCGGCACTCGTCACCAACCCCGACGACAACGCGTTCAAGTACGTTGTCATGCCGATGCGCATCTGATCGTTCACCGATCCTGCTCCCCCAAGCCCGACCCGCTGCACAGCGGGTTTGGCCTTTCTAGCGATTGAGAAAAGTTCACCATGTCCGAAGCCAACCAGCCCGCAGAAACCGGTTCCGACGCCGTCAACACCGGCGAAGCCGGGGCCGCCAGCTCCAATTTCCAGCCCACCATCGACGCCCACCAGGCCGGCGCGAGCGAGGGGTATGGCGAGGGTGCCATCCAGATCCTGGAAGGCCTGGAAGCGGTGCGCAAACGCCCGGGCATGTACATCGGCGACACCTCCGACGGCACCGGCCTGCATCACCTGGTGTTCGAGGTGGTGGACAACTCCATCGACGAAGCGCTGGCCGGTCACTGCGACGACATCGTCGTGACGATTCACAGCGACAACTCCATCAGCGTCACCGACAACGGCCGCGGCATCCCGACCGGTGTGAAGATGGACGACAAGCACGAGCCCAAGCGCTCGGCCGCCGAGATCGCGCTGACCGAGCTGCACGCTGGCGGCAAGTTCAACCAGAACAGCTACAAGGTCTCGGGCGGCCTGCACGGCGTGGGCGTCTCCTGCGTCAACGCTCTGAGCCAGTGGCTGCGGCTGACCGTGCGCCGCGAAGGCAAGATGCACCAGATCGAGTTCGCACGCGGCTTCGTGCAGAACCGCATCGTCGAGACCAACGCCGACGGCATCGAAGTCTCGCCCATGAAGGTGGCCGGGGACACCGAGAAGCGCGGCACGGAAGTGCACTTCCTGCCCGACTACGAAATCTTCAAGGAGAACAACGATTTCCACTACGAGATCCTCAGCAAGCGCCTGCGCGAGCTGAGCTTCCTGAACAACGGCGTGCGCATCCGCCTGAAGGACGAACGCAGTGGCAAGGAAGACGACTTCTCCGGTGCTGGCGGCGTCAAGGGCTTTGTCGATTTCATCAACAAAGGCAAGACGGTCCTGCATCCCAACGTGTTCCACGCGCTGGGCGACCGCGCCAGCGACCAGGGCACCAACATCGGCGTTGAAGTGGCCATGCAGTGGAACAGCGGCTACAACGAGCAGGTGCTCTGCTTCACCAACAACATCCCACAGCGCGACGGCGGCACCCACCTCACCGGCCTGCGCGCCGCGATGACGCGCGTCATCAACAAATACATCGAAGAACACGAGTTCGCCAAGAAGGCCAAGGTCGAGGTCACCGGCGACGACATGCGAGAAGGCCTGTGCTGCGTGCTGAGCGTGAAGGTGCCCGAGCCCAAGTTCTCCAGCCAGACCAAGGACAAGCTGGTCTCCAGCGAAGTGCGCGGCCCGGTGGAAGACATCGTGAGCCGCCTGCTGGCCGACTACCTGCAGGAGCGCCCGAACGACGCCAAGATCATCTGCGGCAAGATCGTTGAAGCCGCCCGCGCCCGCGAGGCCGCCCGCAAGGCCCGCGAAATGACGCGCCGCAAAGGCGTGCTCGACGGCATGGGCCTGCCCGGCAAACTGGCCGACTGCCAGGAAAAAGACCCGGCGCTGTGCGAGATCTACATCGTCGAGGGCGACTCCGCCGGTGGCTCCGCCAAGCAGGGCCGCGACCGCAAGTTCCAGGCGATCCTGCCGCTGCGCGGCAAGATCCTGAACGTGGAAAAAGCGCGCTACGAAAAGCTGCTCACCTCCAACGAAATCCTGACCCTCATCACCGCGCTGGGCACCGGTATCGGCAAGGCCGGCAGCGAAAGCGCCAACGGTGACGGCAAGGACGACTTCGACGTCGCCAAGCTGCGCTACCACCGCATCATCATCATGACCGACGCCGACGTGGACGGCGCGCACATCCGCACCCTGCTGCTCACCTTCTTCTACCGCCAGATGCCCGAGCTGGTGGAGCGCGGCCACATCTACATCGCGCAGCCGCCGCTCTACAAGGTGAAGGCCGGCAAGGAAGAGCTGTACCTGAAAGACGGCCCGGCGCTCGACGGCTTCCTGCTGCGCATCGCTCTGAAAGACGCCAAGGTGTCCACCGGCGGCGCGACCAACAACCTGCTCGAAGGCGACACGCTCAACGAACTCGCGCGCAAGCACCAGGTGGCCGAACACGTGATCTCGCGCCTCTCCAACTTCATGGACCCCGAAGCCCTGCGCGCCATGGCCGACGGCGTGAGCATCAAGCTCGACACGGTGGAAGAAGCCGAAGCCAGCGCCGTCGCGCTGCAGGTCAAACTGCGCGAACTCAGCACCACCGGCGTGCCCGCCGAAGTGGCCGGCGAGTTCGACGTGCGCACCGACAAGCCCATCCTGCGCATCAGCCGCCGCCACCACGGCAACATCAAGAGCAGCGTCATCACGCAAGACTTCGTGCACGGCGCCGATTACGCGGCCCTGGCCAACGCCGCCGAAACCTTCCGTGGCCTGCTCGGCGACGGCGCCAGGGTCATGCGCGGTGAAGGCGAGAAGCAGAAGGAAGAAAAGGTCGGCGACTTCCGCCAGGCCATGCAGTGGCTGATCAGCGAAGCCGAGCGCACCACCAGCCGCCAGCGCTACAAAGGCCTGGGCGAAATGAACCCCGCCCAGCTCTGGGAAACGACGATGGACCCGACCGTGCGCCGCCTGCTGCGCGTGCAGATCGACGACGCGATCGAAGCGGATCGCGTGTTCACGATGTTGATGGGGGATGAGGTGGAACCACGGCGAGAATTTATTGAAACCAATGCGCTGCGGGCGGGCAACATCGACGTTTGATCTTGTGTAGAGAGACCTGTAAGCTGAGAAACCGAGGCCCATAAATTGAGAAATTTATGGGCCTCTTCTTTTGCATAGTCTAAGCAATGGCGACCATTCACCCTTCGTACATTGGCGTCACCACGCCAAAGAATGCGCCACCCAAACCTGAAATCGAGGAAATCTACGAAGAGGTGATGGCGGTACTTAGACGATTTAGAGCGGAGTCCATCGTCGACGCAGCACTTAACGACCTTTGGAATGCGCCAAAAGACAAGCTAATGGCAATGCAATCTGCTCCTTGGTTAACCCTACTTTTAGTGAAGTGGGCTGTCCAGGACCCCCGGGTTTTAATTCGAGTGGGGCCAAAAATCTCCCACAATACGTTGCACGAACTAAAACAGCGTCTCTGGAATGCCGAGCCTCCTGCCAGTCGAAAAGAAGACGATTTCAATGTCTACTTAATGTTTCGCACCATTTTCCATTGCCAACTCGAATTCCAGAGAAATGAATCCTGGGGATTCCTTAGGTGGGCCAGTTTAATTGCGCCACTCGACAGAAATCATATCTGCCGCCAACTTTTTCGAGAAGAACTCGGCATTGAACCTAATGACTTCATCGACCTAACATTTTTGATATATGCATCAGTACTTGACGGCAATCTGAAAATCGAGAAACGATTTTTAGCACCCTTCAGGAATCATTTTGGCGC
This window harbors:
- the yidD gene encoding membrane protein insertion efficiency factor YidD, which gives rise to MLSSWPRRALIGLVKGYRLVLSPWLGNGCRFEPTCSVYAIGALGQHGALAGTYLMLHRIGRCQPWCQGGHDPVPERAPRLFSRLIPSSPEKKIPS
- a CDS encoding ribonuclease P protein component, which gives rise to MSVPEEGRALFPVADTWLGVMLPKRWARRAVTRNTIRRQIYEVSRLAGSALPQAALVVRLRSEFSRKQFVSATSDALKVAVRAELTLLMDRVAVKSAPAEVAPC
- the rpmH gene encoding 50S ribosomal protein L34 — translated: MKRTYQPSKIKRARTHGFLVRMKTRGGRAVINARRAKGRKRLAV
- the dnaA gene encoding chromosomal replication initiator protein DnaA, coding for MIEGTPPLNAISDAPSLWSTCVDRLAQEIPEQQFNTWIRPLSAVVAPDASKVTISVANRFKMDWIRAQYSARIAALLENIHQAPVVLELVLAPREGPSRTSPAPRTVQDQVLAELPDVAPAEANNPTGPRTRLNPALTFTTLVEGSANRMARAAAMHVAGSLGQLYNPLFIYGGVGLGKTHLVHAIGNHLLADRPQAKVLYIHAEQFVSDVVKSYQRKTFDEFKERYHSLDLLLIDDVQFFANKERTQEEFFNAFEALLARKSHIVLTSDTYPKGLADIHERLVSRFDSGLTVAIEPPELEMRVAILINKAAVENAVMPEEVAFFVAKNVRSNVRELEGALRKILAYSRFNQKEISIQLARDALKDLLSIQNRQISVENIQKTVADYYKIKVADMYSKKRPASIARPRQIAMFIAKELTQKSLPEIGELFGGRDHTTVLHAVRKIGAERQQNSELNQQLHVLEQTLKG
- the dnaN gene encoding DNA polymerase III subunit beta, whose amino-acid sequence is MIVLKSTQDKVLAALQSVAGIVERRHTLPILANVLLRKTGSAVQLTTSDLEIQIRTTAQLDGDDGNFATTLGARKLIDILRTMPSDQTVSLENTGGKLVLKGGKSRFTLQSMPPEDFPLVQESASFGPVFAVPQKTLKSLLGQVSFAMAVHDIRYYLNGILFVAEGKKLSLVATDGHRLAFASAELDVEVPKQEVILPRKTVIELQRLLSDKEGAIEMQFAANQAKFSFDGMEFVTKLVEGKFPDYNRVIPKNHKNIVTLGRQPLLASLQRTAIMTSEKFKGVRLNVEPGALRVASSNAEQEEAVDELDIDYGGDTIEIGFNVTYLIDALQNMSQEMVRIELADGNSSALVTNPDDNAFKYVVMPMRI
- the gyrB gene encoding DNA topoisomerase (ATP-hydrolyzing) subunit B, whose protein sequence is MSEANQPAETGSDAVNTGEAGAASSNFQPTIDAHQAGASEGYGEGAIQILEGLEAVRKRPGMYIGDTSDGTGLHHLVFEVVDNSIDEALAGHCDDIVVTIHSDNSISVTDNGRGIPTGVKMDDKHEPKRSAAEIALTELHAGGKFNQNSYKVSGGLHGVGVSCVNALSQWLRLTVRREGKMHQIEFARGFVQNRIVETNADGIEVSPMKVAGDTEKRGTEVHFLPDYEIFKENNDFHYEILSKRLRELSFLNNGVRIRLKDERSGKEDDFSGAGGVKGFVDFINKGKTVLHPNVFHALGDRASDQGTNIGVEVAMQWNSGYNEQVLCFTNNIPQRDGGTHLTGLRAAMTRVINKYIEEHEFAKKAKVEVTGDDMREGLCCVLSVKVPEPKFSSQTKDKLVSSEVRGPVEDIVSRLLADYLQERPNDAKIICGKIVEAARAREAARKAREMTRRKGVLDGMGLPGKLADCQEKDPALCEIYIVEGDSAGGSAKQGRDRKFQAILPLRGKILNVEKARYEKLLTSNEILTLITALGTGIGKAGSESANGDGKDDFDVAKLRYHRIIIMTDADVDGAHIRTLLLTFFYRQMPELVERGHIYIAQPPLYKVKAGKEELYLKDGPALDGFLLRIALKDAKVSTGGATNNLLEGDTLNELARKHQVAEHVISRLSNFMDPEALRAMADGVSIKLDTVEEAEASAVALQVKLRELSTTGVPAEVAGEFDVRTDKPILRISRRHHGNIKSSVITQDFVHGADYAALANAAETFRGLLGDGARVMRGEGEKQKEEKVGDFRQAMQWLISEAERTTSRQRYKGLGEMNPAQLWETTMDPTVRRLLRVQIDDAIEADRVFTMLMGDEVEPRREFIETNALRAGNIDV